From one Nothobranchius furzeri strain GRZ-AD chromosome 2, NfurGRZ-RIMD1, whole genome shotgun sequence genomic stretch:
- the pfn1 gene encoding profilin-1, giving the protein MSWQAYIDNLQTPDQSGMVPVKDAAICGIAPGQQSVWVSTPGLSGITPDEIKKLVGDRSGFGQNGVFIAGQRCRLIRDQLDVDPIFTLDLKTAADADGNAYGICVGKSKTAIVIVKGIKDATGGQLSSKLYSVVEYLRKSNY; this is encoded by the exons ATGTCGTGGCAGGCCTACATCGACAACCTGCAGACGCCCGACCAGAGCGGCATGGTTCCGGTCAAGGATGCAGCCATCTGTGGAATCGCACCTGGACAGCAGAGCGTGTGGGTCAGCACACCGGGCCTGTCGGGTATCAcg CCTGATGAGATCAAGAAGCTGGTTGGTGACCGGTCAGGCTTTGGTCAGAACGGAGTCTTCATCGCGGGACAGCGGTGCCGGTTGATCCGGGATCAGTTGGACGTGGATCCTATCTTCACACTGGACCTGAAGACCGCCGCTGATGCTGACGGCAACGCCTACGGGATCTGTGTGGGCAAGAGCAAAACAG CTATAGTCATTGTAAAGGGCATCAAGGACGCCACCGGGGGACAGCTGTCCAGCAAGTTGTACTCTGTTGTTGAATACCTCAGGAAGTCCAACTATTGA